One Microlunatus soli genomic window carries:
- a CDS encoding LacI family DNA-binding transcriptional regulator, translating to MTATLSDVAARAGVSISAVSRVLANAPSARVRPETRERIEQAAQELGYRPNYAGRALKLARSRVLALVVPDVTNAIFSELMRGVEDAAIDHDHVVLLGRSEDMQPGGSMITKLVGERRVDGVLLQLRDEASRADAAALLRDTEQQGGRSAVVFINSLQDRRAGSVSLPDEEAAAVATRALIDLGHTAIGYLGGLPTAFTAQDRQDGFRRVMAEAGAPVRSSWMTDLGYTADQGRRALRRIWSRGRRPTAVVVANLNAAIGVLAEARSLGIAVPSELSVVALHDAWTAEHTAPALSTVRMPLYELGRAAVEQLISELDQSARRRRRRNLVITDPRPELIMRDSTAVPRGGAVPTSDPEGRTR from the coding sequence ATGACCGCGACCCTCAGCGATGTCGCCGCTCGGGCGGGAGTGTCGATCTCCGCGGTGTCCCGGGTGCTGGCCAACGCACCGTCGGCCCGCGTCCGGCCCGAGACCCGAGAACGGATCGAGCAGGCAGCGCAGGAGCTCGGCTACCGCCCGAACTACGCCGGCCGGGCGCTCAAACTGGCCAGGTCCCGGGTGCTTGCGCTGGTCGTCCCGGATGTCACCAACGCCATTTTCAGCGAGCTGATGCGCGGCGTCGAGGATGCCGCGATCGACCATGATCACGTCGTGCTGCTCGGCCGATCGGAGGACATGCAGCCGGGCGGCAGCATGATCACCAAGCTGGTCGGCGAGCGCCGGGTCGACGGCGTCCTGCTCCAGTTGCGCGACGAAGCGTCCCGGGCCGATGCTGCCGCGCTGTTGCGCGACACCGAACAGCAGGGCGGCCGGTCGGCGGTGGTGTTCATCAACTCGCTGCAGGACCGTCGGGCCGGATCGGTGTCGCTGCCGGACGAGGAGGCGGCCGCGGTCGCGACCCGCGCGTTGATCGATCTCGGGCACACCGCGATCGGCTACCTGGGCGGTCTGCCGACCGCGTTCACCGCGCAGGATCGGCAAGACGGCTTCCGGCGGGTGATGGCCGAGGCCGGGGCACCGGTCCGCAGCAGTTGGATGACCGACCTCGGCTACACCGCTGATCAGGGCCGGCGGGCGTTGCGGAGGATCTGGTCCCGCGGCCGGCGGCCGACCGCCGTGGTGGTTGCCAACCTGAACGCCGCGATCGGAGTCCTGGCCGAGGCACGTTCGCTCGGGATCGCCGTACCGTCTGAGCTGTCGGTGGTGGCGTTGCACGATGCCTGGACCGCCGAACACACTGCGCCCGCCCTGAGCACGGTGCGGATGCCGTTGTACGAGCTGGGCAGGGCCGCGGTAGAGCAACTCATCAGTGAGCTCGACCAATCCGCCCGGCGCCGTCGCCGGCGCAACCTGGTGATCACAGACCCGCGACCGGAGTTGATCATGCGAGACTCGACCGCGGTGCCGCGCGGCGGTGCTGTTCCGACCAGCGATCCGGAAGGAAGGACCCGATGA
- a CDS encoding amidohydrolase family protein — protein MMQRAEPVIIDAHQHIWDRSRSPYAWLAAEAMEPIRRDITLADGLQHLDRAGIAGTILVQADDTPEDTRLMLEAAADPRVLGVVGWLPLDRPDEARSLLQTFDRSVLVGIRSLIHDLPDPDWLLRPEVDAGLSLLERSGLPLDVPAVLPRHLENIATLADRHPELRFVIDHLGKPPIGLDDSEPWRRLLAAVAERPNVWAKLSGLYAAGDDPAAWTPTDLQPFVDHAVAVFGTERLMYGGDWPVAIVAGDYERVWAGLTACLADLSDDERQAILGDNAIRCYRLDEDRVRAVRPAARP, from the coding sequence ATGATGCAGAGAGCCGAGCCGGTGATCATCGACGCCCATCAACACATCTGGGACCGATCACGCAGTCCGTACGCCTGGCTGGCCGCCGAAGCCATGGAACCGATCCGCCGCGACATCACGCTCGCCGACGGATTGCAGCATCTGGATCGGGCGGGCATCGCCGGCACGATCCTGGTGCAGGCCGACGACACCCCCGAGGACACCAGGCTGATGCTGGAGGCCGCCGCCGATCCGCGGGTGCTCGGAGTCGTCGGATGGCTGCCGCTGGACCGGCCCGACGAGGCACGGTCGCTGCTGCAGACCTTCGACCGATCGGTCCTGGTCGGCATCCGCAGCCTGATCCACGACCTGCCCGACCCGGACTGGCTGCTCCGTCCCGAGGTCGACGCCGGGCTTTCGCTGCTGGAACGCTCCGGGTTGCCGTTGGATGTGCCGGCCGTGTTGCCACGGCATCTGGAGAACATCGCCACCCTGGCCGATCGGCATCCTGAGTTGCGGTTCGTCATCGATCACCTCGGCAAGCCGCCGATCGGGCTCGACGATTCCGAGCCCTGGCGCCGGCTGCTGGCCGCCGTCGCTGAACGGCCCAACGTCTGGGCCAAGCTGTCCGGTCTCTACGCCGCCGGTGACGATCCGGCCGCCTGGACGCCGACCGACCTGCAGCCGTTCGTCGATCACGCCGTCGCCGTCTTCGGCACCGAGCGGTTGATGTACGGCGGTGACTGGCCGGTGGCGATCGTTGCCGGTGACTACGAACGTGTCTGGGCCGGCTTGACCGCGTGCCTGGCCGATCTGTCCGATGACGAACGACAGGCGATCCTCGGCGACAACGCGATCCGCTGCTACCGACTCGACGAGGATCGCGTCCGGGCCGTCCGGCCGGCCGCACGACCATGA
- a CDS encoding Gfo/Idh/MocA family protein produces MIESPDRPEFAPDPGYRPILPSRPRPIVIIGAGGIVRDAHLPAYRKAGYPVAGIVDVAIDRARDLADRYRIDRTHGSVTEAVAAAPDDVIFDCAVMPEHYVQVLSALPDGAAVLLQKPIGNNWSDTLAIMDVIRSKGLIAAVNTQLRFAPYVTVAREAIARGEIGELYDLEVVVEVNTPWEYFPAVLGLDRLELNMHSIHHLDLIRSFVGDPESVSCSTVRHPTKQHANSRSAIVLHYDRPLRAIVCTNHDHRFGPDHEQSFIKWEGTDGAIRAQMGVLMDYPQGRADRLEINTGDGWRPLPFDGSWFPDAFMYSMGVLQRHLTGELRTLPTAVSDVFATMAVLEAGYTANDRGGVRPDYDACPDPGDY; encoded by the coding sequence ATGATCGAATCGCCGGATCGGCCCGAGTTCGCGCCGGATCCGGGCTATCGACCGATTCTGCCGTCGCGGCCACGTCCGATCGTGATCATCGGCGCCGGCGGGATCGTCCGGGACGCGCATCTGCCGGCCTACCGCAAGGCCGGCTACCCGGTGGCCGGGATCGTCGACGTCGCGATCGACCGCGCCCGCGACCTCGCCGACCGGTATCGGATCGACCGGACCCACGGATCGGTCACGGAGGCGGTGGCTGCCGCGCCCGACGACGTGATCTTCGACTGCGCGGTGATGCCGGAGCACTACGTCCAGGTGCTGTCGGCGTTGCCGGACGGTGCGGCGGTGCTGTTGCAGAAACCGATCGGCAACAACTGGTCCGACACGCTGGCGATCATGGACGTGATCAGGTCCAAGGGATTGATCGCGGCCGTCAACACCCAGCTCCGGTTCGCTCCGTACGTGACGGTGGCGCGGGAGGCGATCGCGCGCGGCGAGATCGGCGAGCTCTACGATCTCGAGGTCGTCGTCGAGGTGAACACCCCGTGGGAGTACTTCCCGGCGGTGCTCGGACTGGACCGGCTCGAGCTCAACATGCACAGCATCCATCACCTTGACCTGATCCGCAGCTTCGTCGGCGACCCGGAATCGGTGTCCTGCAGCACGGTGCGGCATCCGACGAAGCAGCATGCCAACTCCCGGTCGGCGATCGTGCTGCACTACGACCGGCCGCTGCGGGCCATCGTCTGCACCAATCATGATCATCGATTCGGCCCGGATCACGAGCAGAGCTTCATCAAATGGGAGGGGACCGACGGAGCGATCCGAGCCCAGATGGGGGTGCTGATGGACTACCCGCAAGGGCGCGCCGACCGGCTGGAGATCAACACCGGTGACGGCTGGCGACCGTTGCCGTTCGACGGCAGCTGGTTCCCCGACGCGTTCATGTATTCGATGGGCGTCCTGCAACGTCACCTGACCGGCGAGCTGAGGACACTGCCGACCGCCGTCAGCGACGTGTTCGCCACGATGGCGGTGCTGGAGGCCGGCTACACCGCCAACGATCGCGGCGGTGTCCGTCCCGACTACGACGCATGTCCTGATCCCGGCGACTACTGA
- a CDS encoding alpha-L-rhamnosidase — protein MSVLVHHLRAEHRHPALGIGTATPRISWQIDAEPRWSQRGYQIELTRHPATAGDAPTAPTVFEGQGNDQLLVPWPDEPLASREQATIRVRVEGADVEDQQEQLSPWSEPLTITVGLLEPQDWQAVPVGIPWWEDAESDERRPALLRRDFDVDGEVASAILYASAHGLYQLELNGRRIGDEELAPGWTSYPRRLRYSTHDVTELITAGSNAIGSWLGDGWYRGRLGWRGGFRNLFGHDQALIAQLEIRYTDGRTVIISSDHRWRAAPSPIEHSGIYDGETYDARAEQHGWSEPGFDDSDWSWVKVGQRDPRTLVAPDGPPVRCTQELQPIAVLDTPSGKQVVDFGQNFAGRVRLSVNGPAGTEITLRTAEVMQQGEIYTRPLRDARSTDRYILAGRDREEWEPRFTIHGFRYVEVTGWPGDLRQAVADGRLVGRVLHSDLEPTGSFSSSDAKLNKLHENVRWSMRSNFVDLPTDCPQRDERVGWTGDIQVFAPTASFLYDCSGFLRSWLRDLAVEQLPDGTVPWYLPVIPAHAMWTPIRPGAAWGDVAVLTPWVLYERFGDRQLLHDQYPSAKAWVDLVDRLAGPGHLWDTGFQLGDWLDPDAPPQDPADAKTDRYLVATAYFARSTATLARMAEVLDNTEDAIRYRELAARIRDAFRHRYVTTDGDGGLRMTSDAQTAYALAISFDLLPDEASRLAAGRRLAELVAEAKNRISTGFVGTPLITEALSSTGQLDRAYDLLLETACPSWLYAVEQGATTIWERWDSQLPDGTVNPGTMTSFNHYALGAVADWLHRVVAGLDPVEPGYRRIAFRPRPGGGLTSAQAELATPYGPAAIGWRLDDHRLVIDTRVPTGATAFLDLPDRDPVEVSTGSNTFTFPRE, from the coding sequence ATGTCCGTCCTCGTCCACCATCTCCGCGCCGAACACCGCCACCCGGCCCTCGGCATCGGAACTGCCACACCGCGGATCTCCTGGCAGATCGACGCGGAACCGCGCTGGTCCCAACGCGGCTACCAGATCGAGCTCACGCGTCATCCGGCGACCGCCGGAGATGCACCGACCGCGCCGACCGTGTTCGAGGGGCAGGGCAACGATCAGCTCCTGGTGCCGTGGCCCGATGAACCACTCGCCTCCCGGGAGCAGGCGACGATCCGGGTCCGGGTCGAGGGCGCTGATGTCGAGGATCAGCAGGAACAACTGTCGCCGTGGAGCGAGCCGCTGACGATCACGGTCGGTCTGCTCGAACCGCAGGACTGGCAGGCGGTGCCGGTCGGCATCCCGTGGTGGGAGGACGCCGAGTCCGACGAACGACGCCCTGCCCTGCTCCGACGCGACTTCGACGTCGACGGCGAGGTGGCGTCGGCGATCCTGTATGCCAGCGCCCACGGTCTCTACCAACTGGAGCTCAACGGTCGGCGGATCGGCGACGAGGAATTGGCGCCCGGCTGGACCAGCTATCCGCGGCGGCTGCGCTACAGCACCCACGACGTGACGGAGTTGATCACGGCCGGATCGAATGCGATCGGCAGCTGGCTCGGAGACGGCTGGTACCGCGGTCGGTTGGGTTGGCGCGGCGGCTTCCGCAACCTGTTCGGCCATGATCAGGCGTTGATCGCTCAATTGGAGATCCGCTACACCGACGGTCGCACCGTGATCATCTCCAGTGATCATCGGTGGCGGGCGGCGCCGTCGCCGATCGAGCACAGCGGTATCTACGACGGCGAGACCTACGACGCCCGGGCCGAGCAGCACGGCTGGTCCGAACCCGGATTCGACGACTCCGACTGGAGTTGGGTCAAGGTCGGTCAGCGTGACCCGCGAACGCTGGTCGCCCCGGACGGTCCCCCCGTCCGATGCACCCAGGAGCTGCAGCCGATCGCGGTACTGGACACGCCCAGTGGCAAGCAGGTGGTCGATTTCGGGCAGAACTTCGCCGGCCGCGTCCGACTGTCGGTCAATGGGCCGGCCGGTACCGAGATCACCCTGCGCACCGCCGAGGTGATGCAGCAGGGCGAGATCTACACCCGCCCGCTGCGGGACGCGCGGTCGACCGATCGCTACATCCTGGCCGGCCGCGATCGCGAGGAATGGGAGCCGCGCTTCACCATCCACGGGTTCCGGTATGTCGAGGTCACCGGTTGGCCGGGCGATCTGCGGCAGGCCGTCGCCGACGGCCGGCTGGTCGGGCGGGTGCTGCACAGCGACCTGGAGCCGACCGGGTCGTTCTCCAGCTCCGATGCCAAGCTCAACAAGCTGCACGAAAACGTTCGCTGGAGCATGCGGAGCAACTTCGTCGACCTCCCGACGGACTGCCCGCAACGTGACGAACGGGTCGGCTGGACCGGCGACATCCAGGTGTTCGCCCCGACCGCGAGTTTTCTCTACGACTGTTCGGGTTTCCTGCGCTCGTGGCTTCGTGATCTTGCTGTCGAGCAACTGCCGGACGGCACCGTCCCGTGGTATCTGCCGGTGATCCCGGCGCACGCGATGTGGACGCCGATCCGGCCGGGGGCGGCCTGGGGCGACGTCGCGGTGCTGACACCGTGGGTGCTGTACGAACGCTTCGGCGATCGGCAACTGCTCCATGATCAGTACCCCAGCGCGAAGGCCTGGGTCGACCTGGTGGATCGGCTGGCCGGCCCCGGACATCTGTGGGACACCGGATTCCAGCTGGGCGATTGGCTCGACCCCGACGCTCCGCCACAGGATCCCGCCGATGCCAAGACCGATCGCTATCTGGTGGCGACCGCCTATTTCGCCCGTTCGACGGCGACCCTGGCGCGAATGGCCGAGGTCCTGGACAACACCGAGGACGCGATCCGCTATCGCGAGCTGGCGGCCCGGATCCGCGACGCCTTCCGCCACCGTTATGTCACCACCGACGGCGACGGCGGCCTCCGAATGACCAGCGATGCGCAGACCGCGTATGCGTTGGCGATCAGCTTCGACCTGTTGCCCGACGAGGCATCCCGGCTCGCAGCCGGCCGGCGGCTGGCCGAGCTGGTGGCGGAGGCGAAGAACCGGATCTCGACCGGCTTCGTCGGGACTCCGCTGATCACCGAGGCGTTGTCCTCGACCGGCCAACTGGACCGTGCCTACGATCTGCTGCTGGAGACCGCATGCCCGTCCTGGCTGTACGCCGTGGAGCAGGGCGCGACAACGATCTGGGAACGCTGGGACAGTCAACTGCCGGACGGCACCGTCAACCCCGGCACCATGACCTCGTTCAACCACTACGCGTTGGGAGCGGTGGCCGACTGGCTGCATCGGGTGGTCGCCGGTCTGGATCCGGTCGAACCGGGATACCGGCGGATCGCCTTCCGGCCCCGTCCCGGCGGTGGTCTGACCTCGGCGCAGGCGGAGCTGGCGACGCCCTACGGTCCGGCGGCGATCGGCTGGCGGCTCGATGATCACCGGCTCGTGATCGACACCCGGGTGCCCACCGGTGCAACGGCTTTCCTGGACCTGCCCGATCGGGACCCGGTCGAGGTCTCGACGGGCAGCAACACCTTCACATTCCCACGGGAGTGA
- a CDS encoding NAD-dependent epimerase/dehydratase family protein, with translation MRIAITGSSGKLGRAACRRLRDGGHRVLGLDRAGAPGPDFTMIDFTDYGQTLDAVLGITARHDGLDAMVHLAAIPVNGLVPDATVFHNNLISTFNVFHACLRAGIDRIVYASSITAMGFPFSEPPVYLPLDEGSGGRANGTYALGKVLEETMAGQLVRWSESLSITALRFSNVTQQGEYATFAERCADPGYRRDLVWSYIDSRDGAQLIDRALQHGRPGFEVYNAAATDTGLTVPSADLVAGAFPDVPVTKALGRHETLMSVDKAVRQLGYRPEHLWRDELEREGISLDGPLQETP, from the coding sequence ATGAGGATCGCGATCACCGGCAGCTCGGGCAAGCTCGGCCGGGCGGCATGCCGCCGGCTCCGGGACGGCGGCCACCGGGTGCTCGGACTGGACCGCGCGGGAGCGCCGGGGCCCGACTTCACCATGATCGACTTCACCGACTACGGCCAGACCCTGGACGCGGTGTTGGGGATCACCGCTCGGCACGACGGTCTGGACGCGATGGTGCATCTGGCTGCGATCCCGGTCAACGGGCTGGTGCCCGACGCGACGGTCTTCCACAACAACCTGATCAGCACCTTCAACGTGTTCCACGCCTGTCTGCGGGCGGGGATCGATCGGATCGTGTACGCCTCCAGCATCACCGCGATGGGTTTCCCGTTCAGCGAGCCGCCGGTCTATCTGCCGCTGGACGAGGGCAGCGGCGGGCGCGCCAACGGCACCTATGCCCTGGGCAAGGTGTTGGAGGAGACGATGGCCGGCCAACTGGTGCGGTGGTCGGAGTCGCTGAGCATCACCGCGCTGCGCTTCAGCAACGTCACCCAGCAGGGGGAATACGCGACCTTCGCCGAGCGATGTGCCGACCCGGGCTACCGACGTGACCTGGTCTGGTCCTACATCGACTCCCGGGACGGCGCCCAACTGATCGATCGTGCGCTGCAGCACGGCCGGCCCGGATTCGAGGTGTACAACGCGGCCGCGACCGACACCGGGTTGACCGTGCCCAGCGCGGACCTCGTCGCCGGTGCCTTCCCCGATGTACCGGTGACCAAGGCACTCGGCCGCCACGAGACGTTGATGTCGGTGGACAAGGCGGTCCGGCAGCTCGGCTATCGGCCGGAGCACCTGTGGCGCGACGAGCTGGAACGGGAAGGGATCAGTCTCGACGGCCCGCTGCAGGAGACGCCGTGA